The following is a genomic window from Spartobacteria bacterium.
TTTATATGTCTCATACGCGTTTCATTAACAACTGGGATCTGGTGGATTTATCCGCACCGCAGATTGTAGGAGCCCACCTTTGGCAACGGAATCGACAGGTGCTGAGAGATCGCGTTCGCTCACGTTTATTATGGGATCGCCGCATTGCCATGCTAGCTACGTTCTTTTTTATCAAGAAAAACGATTTTGAGGATGGCTTTGATTTGGCACGGCGACTCATCCGCGACAAAGAAAGCCTTATACATAAAGCTTCGGGCTGGATGCTGCGGGAAATAGGCAAACGGGATCTCGCAATTTTAGACCGATTTCTTGTCGCTCATTATCAAACGATGCCGCGCACTATGCTGCGGTATGCCATAGAGAAGCACCCGGAGTCCATTCGTCAGGCCTATTTAAAAGGACTCATTCATGAATAAACCCGTCATCACCTCGCAGCAGCTGGCCGATGCCACACAGCTGATCTACGACCACCTGCAACTGGAACGAGAGCTCGGCGAGAAATCAATCGAATGCGACAGCGTATTACTTCGTTCGCTGGCACAACCACCAGACATTACTGCAGCAAAGGCCGTCCCGGCGAGTACGCCCCCTCCCCCGACTCCGCCCGCAGAACCTGAGGAAATAGATATGAAAAAACGCAGCCCCGCTCCCCTGGCCAATAGCACGATTGAATTCACATCGCTGGACGAAGTGCATCGGCGCATTGCCTCCTGTCAATTATGCCAGCTCCATCAATGGCGTACAAAAACAGTCCCGGGTGCAGGGAATACGAACGGGCCGGATATCATGTTCATCGGCGAAGGCCCGGGCAAAGACGAAGATGCCAGAGGTATCCCTTTCGTCGGACGTGCCGGCGTGGTATTAGAACGTCTCATTACGCGCATGGGCTATACCCGCGACGAGATCTTTATCGGGAACATTGTAAAGTGCCGTCCCACCCAAGAGAATGAAGGCAAACGCGATCGTCCTCCCACGTATGAGGAAATGCAGGGTTGTCTGCCCTATCTCAAAGCACAAATCAAGTTTATCCGCCCCAAAACCATCGTACTCCTCGGTAATACTGCCCTGCTGGGCCTTTTTGGCGAAAAGGGTATTACGAAAATACGTGGTCAATGGCGCAGCTATGAAGGCATTCCTGTCATGCCCACCTACCATCCCTCCTATTTATTGCGCAACGGCGAACGCAGCACACAACCGTATTGGGATGTATGGGATGACATGAAGCAAATCCTAAAACACGTGGGCAAACCCATCCCCGGCGATAACTGACTGCGGGATCAACGTGTAACCATTACGCGCAGACGCAACCATCCAACTCATGCGTGTAATAAAATACCTAAAAGGACTTTCAGAGCTTAATGCCTCGTTCCATTTCTCCATGCTTGCGCAACTGACGCTTGACGATTTTACCAGCCGCATTTTTGGGAAGCGCATCCATGAAAATGAATTTGCGCGGAACCTCAAAACGTCCCAGATGTTCCTGACAATACGTCCGCAGATCCGCTGCGGTGCATGTTGAATCATCTCTGCATACGACATAGGCCACAACAATTTCGCCATGGGAATCATGAGGTTCACCAACAACAGCGACTTCCTGAATAACTGGATGTTTATATAACAGTTCTTCGATCATTCGGGGATACACATTCATTCCGTTAACTATGATCA
Proteins encoded in this region:
- a CDS encoding DNA alkylation repair protein; the encoded protein is MTPSNPAIYSSRIEAAQALADQSTDKDVAVLERFFKTGPGEYGEGDRFIGVRVPKIRIVAKACVGMPLSDCAILLHSSIHEERMLALLTMVSMYKKGDEKQREAVYDLYMSHTRFINNWDLVDLSAPQIVGAHLWQRNRQVLRDRVRSRLLWDRRIAMLATFFFIKKNDFEDGFDLARRLIRDKESLIHKASGWMLREIGKRDLAILDRFLVAHYQTMPRTMLRYAIEKHPESIRQAYLKGLIHE
- a CDS encoding uracil-DNA glycosylase, producing MKKRSPAPLANSTIEFTSLDEVHRRIASCQLCQLHQWRTKTVPGAGNTNGPDIMFIGEGPGKDEDARGIPFVGRAGVVLERLITRMGYTRDEIFIGNIVKCRPTQENEGKRDRPPTYEEMQGCLPYLKAQIKFIRPKTIVLLGNTALLGLFGEKGITKIRGQWRSYEGIPVMPTYHPSYLLRNGERSTQPYWDVWDDMKQILKHVGKPIPGDN